The genomic segment TAAAAGATCTTAAGGAACTTTGTGGGGTTTCTTATCATTTGGAAAACAGAGCCGAACTGGACAGGTACGAAAAATATTTGGCCTGGCGTCATATTATTCCAATAGATACCGGATTAAGGGGCGAAGAGGATTTGTTGACCCGCTGGTCGTTTATGTTCAGAGTCAGTAGGGCGGCGCTCGCCTTTTGCGGGAGTAAATGCAAGAAGTGCGGCACACCACAGTTCCCCCCCCAGAGGGTATGCGTCAATCCTTCATGCGGAGCAATTGATGAGATGGAGGATTATTTTTTTTCAGACAAAACCGCAAGGATTGGGAGCTTTACCGGTGACAACCTGGTGGTATCCATGAACCCCCCCCAGATATACGGCAATATTTTTATTGATGGTGGGGGGAAGGTGATGATGAATTTTACCGACTGTGACCTTGATGCACTCAAGGTGGGCTCACCTCTTTATTTTAGTTTCAGGATTAAATATTTCGATTCCAAAAGAGACTTATACAGATATTTCTGGAAAGCGATACCGATGAAGGAGGTGAAGTAAAATGGCAACAGGGATAAAAAATAAAGTCGTGATTCTGGGTATGGGCTGCAGCAAGTTCGGCGAACGATGGGACAAGGATGTCGATGATTTAATGATAGAATCGTTTCAAGAATGTATAAAGGATGCGGGTATAGAAAAAAAGGATATCGATGCCTGCTGGTATGGATTATACTTTGACGAGATAAGCGCAGGTAAATCAGGCATCCCCCTTTCCCAGGCATTGAAACTTCCCTTTATTCCGGTTACACGTGTTGAAAATAAATGCGCAACAGGAAGCGAGGCATTCAGGGGCGCATGTTACGGAGTTGCATCCGGAGCCTATGATATCTGTTTAGCCATGGGTGTCGAAAAGTTGAAGGATACCGGATTCGGGGGTCTGCCGGGGGGCTCCGTAGACGGGCAGATGGAGGTGCTTCTTGGAGCAGACAGGACCGCACCCGGCGCCTTTGCCCAGCTTGCTTCCGCATATGAAGCCGCCTTCGGTATTCCGATGAAAAAGATAAAAGAGGCCATGGCACATATATCCTGGAAGAGTCATCAGAACGGTTTTAAAAACCCCAGAGCGCATTTGAAAAATACACCTTCCATAGAGAAAATACTCAATGCGCCGATGATAGCTTATCCTTCGGGGCTTTTCGACTGTTGCGGAGTGAGTGACGGTTCTGCCGCGGCTATTGTAACTATTCCTGAAATTGCAGAAAGCATAAAGAAGAACCAGGAACTGGTTTACGTTAAATCGGTCCAGATTGCATGCAGTTCAGGTGAAGAGGGGATGTATACGGACTGGGACGGGTCAAATATAATATCTACGACCAGGGCTGTGACAAAGGCTTATGAGGAAGCAGGAATCAAGAATCCCAGGGAAGAGATAAGTATGATGGAAGTTCATGACTGTTTTTCCATAACCGAGCTTGTCACTATGGAAGATCTGCAAATATCTTCCAGGGGCAAGGCTGTAGATGATGTGTTAAACGGCTTTTATGATCTGGACGGTACCATACCCTGCCAACCGGACGGAGGGCTGAAATGTTTCGGCCATCCCATAGGGGCATCAGGAATAAGGATGCTTTATGAGATGTACAGCCAGCTTTTGGGAAGATGGCCTGAAGATCGTAGAGTCAAAGATCCTAAGTTTGGTCTTACCCATAATCTGGGAGGATTTCCAAACAGAAATGTCGTTAGTGTCTCTATAATCGGAAAAAAATAAACGGGGCGTATAATGTGAGCGCGTATCTTCAGGTAGCGAGAAAGGGCGAAAAATATTTTGACCTGTGCGGACATGATTGGACACAACCTGAGGAACTAACGGCTAAAATCTCAAAGCAGCATTGGTTGTTGGGGAAGTCGTGAATAAGGAGAACAAAATGAAATTTGAAACAATCATATATGAAATAAAAGATAATATCGGGTGGATTGCTTTAAACAGGCCTGAAGTACTTAATGCTAAAAATGAAATTTTAAGGAGAGAACTGAGCACTGCGGCTGACATGGCCGGGAGAGATGATGAAGTTCATGTTATTGTTATTACAGGCACAGGGGAAAAAGCCTTTTGCGCAGGCGCAGATATTAATATGTTTACAGAGTGGAACACGGCTGATGCTATTGCGAGTATAAAAAGTGAAAAACGGGAAGTCCAAAATGTAAGGGAATTGATCAAACCTGTAATAGCCATGGTAAACGGACTTGCCCTTGGGGGAGGGTGTGAACTGGCCTTGGCCTGCGATATTATAGTCGCTTCGGAAAAGGCGCGTTTCGGGCTGCCTGAAGTAAGTGTCGGGGTGATACCGGGTGGGGGAGGAACCCAGGTTCTGCCCAGACTGGTGGGAGAGAAAAAAGCAAAAGAGCTTATCCTGACGGGAGATTTAATTTCTGCCGAGGAAGCGCTGAGTTTAGGTATGATTAACAAGGTAGTTTCCCATGACCAGTTGAGGGATGCGGTTGAGAAGATAGCCAGGAAAATAAGGGCCAAATCTCCGGTAATATTAGAGCTGGCAAAGATTGCGGTGAATAAATCTCTGGATACCCCCTTGTCGGCAGGTGTTGAGAGTGAAAAAGAACTTTTTGCCATGTGCTTCGGCACAGATGACCAGAAAGAAGGCGCAAGGGCTTTTCTGGAAAAAAGGAAACCGGATTATAAAGGAAAATAGAAAATATATATAATCAGAAATTTACAAACTCATTATGAGGTTAACTTAAGGCATAGGGCAATTATATTTAAAAGTGTCTGAAACTCGCGTATTAGTAAGCGTAAAGAAAGAACTTGGATCAATCCTTTCATATAAAACAAGCTTACGACGGCATTTTCCGACTCATAGAAAACATTATTTAAATTGTCGTTCTTTCTTAACGCTTACTAATACGCTCAAACAGTCAGCCATTTTAAATCTAATCACCCTATACCTCAAGTTGCTTTTTGCAGTTTGTAAATTTCTGATAATTCAGAGTGCATTATTCCCGACAAGACTATGAATATTGGTGATCTAAAGACAGTTTCAGTTATTGGTGCAGGCGACATGGGGCATGGGATCGCAGAGGTAGCTCTTCTTGCTGGCTATAAAGTTTTTTTAAGAGACATTAAACAGGAGTTCGTGGACAAAGGGGCACAACGGATAAAAGACAGTCTCAAGAAGCTCCTTGCAAGGGGAAATCTGGCACAGGAGCTTTATGATACGATAGAGTCCGGTTTGCTTGCCCCTGTAATGGACATGAAAGATGCTGTAAAGGATGCCGACCTTGTAATCGAAGTTGTTCCTGAAGTAGTTGGATTAAAAAAAGATGTTTTTGCAGAGGTCGAATCTTTTGCACCGCATCATGCTATTCTCGCTTCCAATACATCTTCGATATCGATAACTGATATTGCAACAGCTACCACAAGACCTGAAAAAGTTGTTGGACTCCACTTTTTTAATCCTGTTGTGATTATGAAGCTGGTAGAGGTTATCAAGGCGGAAAAAACCTCCGAAGAAACGATGGATGTGGCATATGAGTTCTGCCTCAAGATCAACAAGATTCCGGTAAGAGCGGAAAAGGATGTTCCAGGTTTTATAGTAAACCGTATCAATGCTCCGGCCCATATACTCCGAGGCTGTTTTCTGGATGATGGAATCGTCGAGCCGGAAGAACTCGATGCGTTGATGAGAAAAGAGGGTTTTCCCATGGGACCTTGCGAACTACTTGATTTCGTGGGACTGGATGTTCACAGGCATGTATTATTATACTATGCGGAAAATCTACATTCCGATTATAAACCTTACCGTGCTTTGGATGAACTAGTTAATGCCGGAAATTATGGGAAGAAAACCGGAAAAGGATTTTACGACTGGTCAAAAGGGAGACCTGATATTGATCTTTCAAAGGCAACGGACAAGATTGATCCCCTGGATATCACTGCTGTTCAGATCAATGAAGCCACCAAGCTCGTGGAAATGGGGGTTTGTTGTCTAGAAGATATCGACGTTGCGATTTTAAATGCCGGCGGGCTCAAAGTCGGTCCTATGGAAATTGCTAAAAAGATTAATCCAGCGGAACTTACCTGTCGTTTGGAAAAACTGGACGAAAAATTCAAGAAAGAGATTTTTCAACCGACCGATACGATCAGGAAAGGTACATACCGGTAGTATAAGGCTTTAACCATCACAAATCTGAACCATGCAGTGTGTTAAGGAAGGATTCGATTTGGAAATGAACCTGTAGGGCAAACACCGGGCATGTGAACTCTTACGCATGAAGACAGGAGAGAGCGAATGAATATTGATAAGGTTTTTATTATCGGCGCGGGTTTGATGGGTAGCGGCATAGCTCAGGCTTGTGCCCAGTCCGGCATTGAGGTGATTCTTAACGACATTAACCGGAAGGCTGTAGATAATGCCCTGAAGAACATTGAGTGGTCTGTCAGCAAGTTTGTAGAGAAAGGGAAGCTTCCTGAAACTAAAAAGACTATTCTGGGCCGCATTAAAACGGCTACCGATATGTCACAGGTTGCTGAGGCCGCTTTGATCATTGAGGCCGCGTTTGAAAACCTTAAGGTTAAGCAGGAGATATTCAGGAAACTAAATGAATGCTGCGATCATGACGTTTTGTTGGCCAGCAATACCTCTACCATACCCATCACAGAACTTGCAGCCGTAACCGAACGTCCTGACAAAGTATTCGGCCTTCATTTCTTTAACCCTGTTCCAATGATGCAGGCGGTGGAGGTTATAAAGAGTGTCAGCACTTCAGAAGAAACTATGCAGGCCGGCATGGATTTAGTCAGGAAAATAGGAAAGGAACCGATACGTGTAGAAAGTGATGTGCCGGGATTTTTACTTAACCGGATTAATCTTATAAGCTATGTTGAGGCGATTCGTCTATTTGAGCAGGGTATTGGGTCTGTTGAAGATATTGACAAAGGTTTCAGGCTTGCTTTCGGAAGAAAAATGGGACCGTTTGAGACCGGCGACATGGTTGGATTAGATGTATCTTATGGTGGTTTAAGTGCGATATATGAAGAAAGCAAGGATATTCGTTATTATCCTCCGCAGTTGTTAAGACGCAAAGTAAAGGCAGGTCAGTTAGGACGTAAGACAGGAAGGGGATGGTATAAATATACTAAAAGTTGAATCCGGCAACGAAGTTGCCTTGGTCCGGTATGAGAAATCTACCCGCTTTAGCAGGTAGTGGTTTAATGCAAGAAAACCGAAGAAAAGACTTTTAACCCGAAATCGATATGACAATAAATTCGGTTAAACCTGGCTAAACCACAGCCTACCCGCAATTGAAGTTGTTCTGATATTCTAAATGATTTTGAAAAGAAATTAGGTGAAATACTCCTGCTGGTGTCGAGAAAAATCGACATGTTTTAGATTAGCAACAGTTCTCATGAAAAATCGATTTAAATAATTATATTGAGCAGTTACGAATCGGAGAAAAAACCTGTGTGGAAATATATCTACATTCCATATTGGTCACTTTGGCATTGGATTTCACCCCTTGCAACTTTCAATCAGTCATATTGTTTGAAATGACAGTGGGTTGAAAGTTAATCCCTTTTTCCCGAGCCGATGGCACTGTTCTTGCTACATATTATAATAATCATCTTGCATTTCGAATTTACAATGGCTCGCGGGTTCTTTTCCGTCAATAATCGGTCCACGGTAGCAAATGATACCGAATAAAACATATCTGTAAAGAATATAATTTCCAGGTAAGAAGATATATAGAAAGGGGGATATTATGCACTCAGAAGCAGCGTTAAAAGACAAACTTCAGGAGCAAATGTTGCGGTTGAAAAAGCTTGAATTCTTTCAAAGCAGGTTTGAACAGTGCGGGGTCGAGCCGGAGGACATAAAGGATTTTAGTGATCTTCAACAGCTGCCCTTTATGACACGGAACGATCTAGAGAAGGATTTTTTCGATCTCAAGCCCCCTTACGGCAGTTTTTTCAATTCTGAGGTCATTCGGTTCAATCTCACTCCAACATCGCGTGGGCTGTATCCTATTTACTATTCGGCAAGAGACTTAGAGACCATTGCCGCAGTTAACGCCAGTCTGATAGAGTCGGCCGGAGTGACGTCAAATGATGTGGTGGCAAATTGTATGGGGCATCATATTTTTGTGGCCGGCTTAATAATCAACGACTGTTTTCAAAAAATAGGCGCAAAGATCATACCGCTTGGTCCCGGCGAATCGGAGCGGGCAATTGGTATTATCAATCAATATCGTGTCAGCGTTCTGATTGCCAACGCTTCTTTTGCAGTTAAACTCGGCGGACTTGGTGCAGATAGTATTCGGATAGTGCTGGCCGGTGGAGAGCCGGTGCCAAAGGATCAGCTAAAAGCAGTTTTTGGAGAAGAACTTATCGTTGCTGAATCATACGGGCTGGCCGAGTGCCTGCCGGTCGCAAGAGAGTGCCGTTTTCAAAACGGATCGCATATTGCCGAGGAGTTTGTTTTTGTCGAGATCATAGATCCCGAAACGGGTAACAATCTACCATGTGGTGAAAAAGGTGAGATTGTTGTAACCCATATTGACAAAGATGCCATGCCGCTTTTGCGATACAGGACTGGCGATCTGGCTGTATTAGAAGACAAGAAATGTCCCTGCGGCAGGCATTTGTCACTGCCAAAAGGTATTTTGGGGCGTATCGATCAGATGTGCAAGGTCAAGGGGGTCAAGCTTTACCCTTCCCAGGTGAGGGTTATTACCAGAATCTTCCCGGAACTTACCGGCAAGTACCGGATAAAGATAACGAAAAAGAATGCCACTGATTACCTGCAGATCACTTTTGAAGGAGATAAAAAAATAGACACGGACGTTGTGCGAGCTGCGTTGAAGCAGGGGTTGATCATCGAACCCAACGAGTTGGAGATCGTCAATGAGCTGGAAGATGGACCGATGGTTACCGATGAGAGGTAAATAGTGATTCATATTAGGTTGAGCTGTACCGCTGATGAAAGTACCAAACATGTATTTTTAAACTTTTTATCTTGACGTCAAATACGGGTTTTGCGGCCTGACGTCATTTATTCTTAAGAGGGATTGAAAAAAGAGTTTTCTGGGTCATCAATTTTGAGCCGCAGTTGTGCATAAAAGAATGAGAGGGAAAAGTGAATTTTAGATTATCGATAGAAGAAGAGAAGTTCAGAGAGGAAGTCCGTGAATATTTTGAGAGTGATCCGGATCTTGCCGCCAAAGCAAAAAAGGAAGTAAAATCAGGACAAGGCTTTGGGCCTTCCAGCTGGGCTATATTGAGAAAAGTCGGGAAAAAAGGCTGGCTTTGCCCTACTTGGCCAAAGAAATACGGGGGGTTGGAGTTGCCATACATATATCGATACATCATCCAGGAGGAGATGCACAGCTATTTTGATATGCAAGGCACCGTAGGGGCCGGAATGGCCGGTCCGGTAATTTTGCGAAATGGATCGGAGGAACAGAAAGATAATTTTCTTATTCGCATCGCCAGAGGAGATATTGAGTTTGTTCTGGGATATACAGAACCGGAAGCAGGATCAGATCTTGCTTCCTTGACCATCACTGCGGAGGATAAAGGTGATCACTTTATTATCAACGGCCAAAAAATGTTCAACACCAGAGCTCACTGGTCCCAGTACCACTGGTTAGGGGCCCGGACCAAAGACATTAAGCCGAATCATAAGGGGATTTCGCTTTTTATTATTGATCTTAAAACGCCGGGAATCACCCTGACACCTTATTATACGGTGGGGGGGACAAGAACGAACGGTGTTTTTTATGACAATGTAAAGGTACCCATGGATGCTCTGGTGGGAGAGAAAAATCGTGGGTTTTACTACATCCTGGAAGCCTTGGCCTATGAACGAATACTGACTGTTTCAGGGCTGAAACGTGATTTCGAGGCCCTGGTCGGTTATATCAACGCCGGGGGGCTTGGAAAGAACCCAATTATAAGGCAGAAAATCGCTGAACTTGCCATAGACATCGAGGCGGCCAGACTTTTTGTTTTGAAGGTCGCATGGATGCTGGATAAAAAGATTGTTCCGAGCCACGAAGCCGCCATGCTGAAAATTCAGGTCTGCGAAACGGAACAAAGGCTTGTAAATACCGCTATGGAGGTAATCGGTCCTTATGGAATGCTGAAGGAGGGATCTATATGGTCCCAAATCAATGGAAAATTCGAGTGGCGTTACAGAGACAGCCTTGAATCATTAATCGTCCGGGGTACTTCGGAAATCATGCGAAATATTATCGCCGACAGAGGATTGGGTTTGCCCAGATCGTAATAGATGTGAAGGAGAAATAAATAGATGGATTTTGAGTTTTCCAAAGAAGAAGTGTTGCTTCAAAAAAGTGCAAGAGATTTTCTGGATAAAGAGTGTAAAGATATAGCAAGAGAGTCGGAAGAAACCAGTGAGGGCCATTCAAAGGAGATATGGGCGCGGATGGCTGAGCTCGGGTGGATGGGAATTGGATTCCCGGATGAATACGGTGGAATGGGTGGTTCTTTTCTTGAGCTTGTCATACTTCTGGAGGAAATGGGAAGGGTTTTGTTGCCTGGGCCTTTTATTCAATGCCCGATTTGCAGTGGTTTAGTGATTCTTGAGTATGGCTCGGAGGCACAGAAGAAAGAATTTCTGCCCGGCCTGATAGATGGAAGGGCTTTGACAGTGCCAGCCTTGGAGACACCTTCTTTTTATGCCGGGGAGCCAGCGATATCAGAAAGTCTGAAAATTAAGGACGGAAATTATATTCTCAGCGGAACAAGGCTCTTTGTCCCCTTTGCCCATATAGCGAACGGGTTTCTTGTAAGAACAGAAGGCAATGATGATCAGGAGATGCTGTTTTTTGTGGAAAGCAAAAGCCCCGGAATAAAGGTCAGGGTACTGGATTCAATAGATTCAGGCAGGTGGTGTGAACTCGTCATGGATAAGGTCAAAGTGCCGGCAGACAATATTATAGGAAAAGATGATGCAGGAGAGAAAGCGGTGAAAAGGATTAAAAACCTTGGTGCCATATCCCACGCCGCATTCGTTCTTGGGATGCTGGAGAAAGTCCTCGATATGACCACGCGATATGCTAAGGAACGTATGCAATTCGAAAGACCCATCGGTAGCTTTCAAACCATTAGCCATCAGATGGCGGAGATGGCCATTGATATCGAGCAGGTTAAATATCTTACTTACCACGCAGCTTGGAAGATCAGCCGGCATATGTCTGCAGACATGGAAATATCCATGGCAAAGGCCAGAGCAAGTGATGCTTCACGCCGCGTGTGCCTGCTGGGGGTCAAGATCCATGGCGGTATCGGGATCATTGACGAGTATGACTTGCAGCTCTATTTTCGAAGGGCCAAAGCCAACGAATTTGCTTTCGGAGACGGGGGTTATCATCGGGAAATGGTGGCCGCAAATTTTCTTCGGCCATAATAGTGGCCTGAAACTTGGATAACGGTCCATCGTAACTGGAAGCAGTGAAGATTCAGAGCAGCAAAGGAGGTGATACCATGGGGTTTGAGGAGATACTGTTTGAAAAGCGGGACGGCGTAGCGACGGTTACTCTGAACCGACCGGATCGATTAAATGCCTTTACAACCGGCATGTATCAGAGACTTGCCGAAATTCTTGATGAAATTAAGAAAGACGATGAACTGGCAGTAATGGTCGTCACCGGTGCAGGAAAGGGATTTTGTGCTGGATCGGATGTTTCCGACCGTCTGGCGCGCCGGATGGAAAAGGGCTCTGAGGAAAGCCGTTTTGAAAGCCTGAAGCAGATTGGTGCCGTTGCTCTTGATCTGGAGGATTTCGACAAGCCGATAATCGCCGCTGTCAATGGCGTTGCCGTTGGAGCCGGGCTTTCAGTCGCCCTTGCCGGTGATATTCGGATCGCCTCGGAAAAAGCGCGATTTGGCGCTGTATGGGTACGCGTCGGTCTCATTCCGGATTTGGGAGCCACCTACTCTTTGCCCCGAGTTGTCGGAATGGATAAGGCAATGGAAATGACTCTAACAGGTGACCTTGTCAATGCAGAGGAGGCTCTGAAGATCGGCCTGGTGAGCCGTGTTTTGAAACATGATGAGCTGATGCCAAGGGCCGGTGAGCTGGCAGCCAGAATTGCAGAGGGCCCGGCCATAGCCATTGAGCTGACCAAACGAGGACTGCGAAGATCCTTGAACAACGACCTGAAGTCTCAGCTCGATTATGAAAGCTATGCTCAGAATATTTGTCGATATTCGACGGATCATAAGGAGGGGGTTCAGGCGTTTATCGAGAAAAGAAAACCTGAATTCAGGGGACGATAGCACTTTTTGTTGTTGAAACAGAAAGATCTGATTGTTCCGAAATTTTCCAAGTTAGGTTTAATATAAACCCTTTTGCAGAGTTAAAAGAAGTAAAGTTATCATATTGGGGTAAAATGCTAACAGTTCTGGAGTTCGGTTATTGCAATTGGTTAAAGGCGATTTTGAAAAGTTGAGCATATTGGGTAAAAAGGCGGGACACATGAAGGGAAACGCATTAGGAGACTGGATAAAATCGAAGAATTGTAAACGCTGGCTGGCATGGATCGTATTGATTGCTGTTTTTTTCTTCATAGACAAACAGAAATATGCTTTTTATACCGTTCCATTATGGGGATTGTTGTTCATCGGTACTTGCTTGGCTTTTATCATTGTCCTGTTTATCTTGAGGGACTGAACCCTATTTCTCATGAAAGATTTAACGTTATTTCCATGATTAAAAAAGGTTCCTCTTTTTATAAATTGACTAACGGAAGGAGGTGATTTGAGCAATTTTTAATAAATTTCCAAAGATGATTTTTTCATTAGAAAGGAGAGAAAAAATGGGTAAAAAAAAGATATTTATCGGAATATACATTCTAATTATAGGGCTGGTTTTTTCTATGGTCTGCTTTGCCGGAGGTCCTAAGCCGCTGTCTGACGTGAAGATGCCCGAAAGTATCGTTTGGAAGGGGATGAGTTCACCTGGATCCGGATACGATATACTTACACGTCCGGCACTGAATAATATTTCCAAGGCTTATCCCAAACTATCCATTCAGCATCTTCCGGGAGGTACCAAAGCCGGCTTTGACCGTGTGGAGAAAGATGAGGCACAGATCGCCACCGTCTACATCGGTGACGGTGCCTTTGCTTGGTATGGTAGGGGTGATTATAAAACACAATACAGGCATCTGCGTACATTTTACCAGTATGCACCAATGAGTACCGCTTTTATGGTAACTCTCAGGGATTCGGATATCAATGGTCTTAAAGATTTGGCCAACAAGCGCGTGCACATGGGGGTCGCAGGTTGGACCACGACAAGGAACTCACTGCCTCCTGCACTTAAACTACACGGAATTACTGTGAAAAGCATCCGGAAAAACGGTGGATTTGTCTATTACGGCGCGATGGGGTCAGCCATGGATATGCTTTCGTCAGGCAAGCTGGATATTGTCACTCTGGCCAGTTTCCAGCCCATGGGGCTTGTAACCCAATTAAACGAGACCCAGGGGATAAAAATCATATCATTTACCCCTGATGAAATCCAGGAATTCTGCATGGGAGCGCCGGGTTACGTTCCTGTCACCTTGCCTTCCGGTTTGTACAAGGGGCAGGAAAGCTGGCCCAATCCCACACCCACCATATGCGCATATACGGGCCTCTACCTTGTCAGAGATACCGTTCCCGAAGATGTTGTTTATAATCTTCTCTGTGCCATATTTGCCGACGACGGCACCGCCTACAATGAAGCCCATCCGGCACTAAAGAATGTTGATTTTATCGCCAACGGATATTTCAAGGATTACAACCCCGTTCCCCTTCATCCAGGTGCGAAAAGATATTGGAAGGAGCGCGGATCTAAAATTGCACCTTCATGGGTAGAAAAATGGAATACATGGCCGGCGTGTGAAAAAGGTATCGAGAACCTGGTTAAAAAGACAATCGACAATGGTTTTCCCATCAAATACTTGAAATAACCATAACTGCTTGTGACACACAACTTGGTCCAACAGAGATACATTTTACTGCCTTTGTACTCTGGAAAGCAGGGAATCAGATCAGTGTATGGAAAAGGTATTTTCATCTTAAGCTTATAGAGTCAACGCGGCTGTGTGGGGGATTTCTGGGGCATTACCCGGAGTCCCCTCTACCCTGTCGAAAAAAAAGAAGTTCGACCTAATATATGCTGAATTGGGTGGGGAGTGGTAAATGAGACCGAAGGAAGCACAACATGGGAGAAAACAAACAATGACGGAAAAGCGTAAAGAAGTGGTCAAGACAAATCAGAAGAATCAAGATATTCCCGGTAGTGCTACGGAACATCTCTTGTCCAGGGGGCCTGGCCCTTCAAGAGTCTTTGCATTTGTTATTGTCGGGTTTGTCAGCATTTTTAGTTTTTTTCACCTTTACACCGGTTTTTTCGGCCAACTGGAAATTTACATCAATCTTACATTAACCGTTTCCCTGATGTTGATACTTGCGTTTTTGTATTATCCGCTTGGCCGTAAATCGTGGAGTGATCCGTTAAACAAGTGGTTCCTGGTTGACGTCCTCTTTATTTTAATCATAATCGCTGCACAGATCTATGTTATTGTAGAGTATGAAGATCTGATCATCTACCGTACCAGCATGGCGAATAAAGCGGATGTCCTTGTGGGCGGTATCTATATGCTCTTGATACTCGAAGCCACCAGACGGGTTTTAGGCTATCCCATTCTTGCCCTATGTATCTTTTTTCTGATTCAGAATCTCACTGCGCACTGGTGGCCGGGTTGGCTTAACGGTACCAATGTCCCTTTGAAGGTCAGTGTCGAGGTGAATTTTCTCCAGGATAACGGTGTTTTCGGAGTACCGGTAAAGGTATGTAGCCAGTATCTGGTGTTATTTCTTATTTTTGTTTCTATGCTTCTCGAGAGCGGTGCAGGGCAGAAACTGTTGAACCTTTCCCTTGCTCTGGCCGGTCGGTTGAGCGGGGGCCCCGCTAAAGTGGCGGTAATAGGTTCTTCCCTTCTCGGTTCGGTGCAGGGAGCGGCCACTGCCAATGTTGCCGGAACAGGAAGCTTCACCATCCCCCTGATGAAGAAGTCGGGTTTTTCCGCCAACATGGCGGGTGCTGTGGAGTCGGTGGCATCTTCCGGTGCCCAGTTGATGCCACCGATAATGGGTGCCTCTGCATTTGTTATGGCCGGTTTTCTGGGAGTGTCCTATACACGAATATGTTTGGCAGCAATCATCCCCGCATT from the Thermodesulfobacteriota bacterium genome contains:
- a CDS encoding acetyl-CoA acetyltransferase; this encodes MATGIKNKVVILGMGCSKFGERWDKDVDDLMIESFQECIKDAGIEKKDIDACWYGLYFDEISAGKSGIPLSQALKLPFIPVTRVENKCATGSEAFRGACYGVASGAYDICLAMGVEKLKDTGFGGLPGGSVDGQMEVLLGADRTAPGAFAQLASAYEAAFGIPMKKIKEAMAHISWKSHQNGFKNPRAHLKNTPSIEKILNAPMIAYPSGLFDCCGVSDGSAAAIVTIPEIAESIKKNQELVYVKSVQIACSSGEEGMYTDWDGSNIISTTRAVTKAYEEAGIKNPREEISMMEVHDCFSITELVTMEDLQISSRGKAVDDVLNGFYDLDGTIPCQPDGGLKCFGHPIGASGIRMLYEMYSQLLGRWPEDRRVKDPKFGLTHNLGGFPNRNVVSVSIIGKK
- a CDS encoding enoyl-CoA hydratase-related protein; translated protein: MKFETIIYEIKDNIGWIALNRPEVLNAKNEILRRELSTAADMAGRDDEVHVIVITGTGEKAFCAGADINMFTEWNTADAIASIKSEKREVQNVRELIKPVIAMVNGLALGGGCELALACDIIVASEKARFGLPEVSVGVIPGGGGTQVLPRLVGEKKAKELILTGDLISAEEALSLGMINKVVSHDQLRDAVEKIARKIRAKSPVILELAKIAVNKSLDTPLSAGVESEKELFAMCFGTDDQKEGARAFLEKRKPDYKGK
- a CDS encoding 3-hydroxyacyl-CoA dehydrogenase NAD-binding domain-containing protein produces the protein MNIGDLKTVSVIGAGDMGHGIAEVALLAGYKVFLRDIKQEFVDKGAQRIKDSLKKLLARGNLAQELYDTIESGLLAPVMDMKDAVKDADLVIEVVPEVVGLKKDVFAEVESFAPHHAILASNTSSISITDIATATTRPEKVVGLHFFNPVVIMKLVEVIKAEKTSEETMDVAYEFCLKINKIPVRAEKDVPGFIVNRINAPAHILRGCFLDDGIVEPEELDALMRKEGFPMGPCELLDFVGLDVHRHVLLYYAENLHSDYKPYRALDELVNAGNYGKKTGKGFYDWSKGRPDIDLSKATDKIDPLDITAVQINEATKLVEMGVCCLEDIDVAILNAGGLKVGPMEIAKKINPAELTCRLEKLDEKFKKEIFQPTDTIRKGTYR
- a CDS encoding 3-hydroxyacyl-CoA dehydrogenase family protein, with amino-acid sequence MNIDKVFIIGAGLMGSGIAQACAQSGIEVILNDINRKAVDNALKNIEWSVSKFVEKGKLPETKKTILGRIKTATDMSQVAEAALIIEAAFENLKVKQEIFRKLNECCDHDVLLASNTSTIPITELAAVTERPDKVFGLHFFNPVPMMQAVEVIKSVSTSEETMQAGMDLVRKIGKEPIRVESDVPGFLLNRINLISYVEAIRLFEQGIGSVEDIDKGFRLAFGRKMGPFETGDMVGLDVSYGGLSAIYEESKDIRYYPPQLLRRKVKAGQLGRKTGRGWYKYTKS
- a CDS encoding AMP-binding protein, whose amino-acid sequence is MHSEAALKDKLQEQMLRLKKLEFFQSRFEQCGVEPEDIKDFSDLQQLPFMTRNDLEKDFFDLKPPYGSFFNSEVIRFNLTPTSRGLYPIYYSARDLETIAAVNASLIESAGVTSNDVVANCMGHHIFVAGLIINDCFQKIGAKIIPLGPGESERAIGIINQYRVSVLIANASFAVKLGGLGADSIRIVLAGGEPVPKDQLKAVFGEELIVAESYGLAECLPVARECRFQNGSHIAEEFVFVEIIDPETGNNLPCGEKGEIVVTHIDKDAMPLLRYRTGDLAVLEDKKCPCGRHLSLPKGILGRIDQMCKVKGVKLYPSQVRVITRIFPELTGKYRIKITKKNATDYLQITFEGDKKIDTDVVRAALKQGLIIEPNELEIVNELEDGPMVTDER
- a CDS encoding acyl-CoA dehydrogenase family protein; protein product: MNFRLSIEEEKFREEVREYFESDPDLAAKAKKEVKSGQGFGPSSWAILRKVGKKGWLCPTWPKKYGGLELPYIYRYIIQEEMHSYFDMQGTVGAGMAGPVILRNGSEEQKDNFLIRIARGDIEFVLGYTEPEAGSDLASLTITAEDKGDHFIINGQKMFNTRAHWSQYHWLGARTKDIKPNHKGISLFIIDLKTPGITLTPYYTVGGTRTNGVFYDNVKVPMDALVGEKNRGFYYILEALAYERILTVSGLKRDFEALVGYINAGGLGKNPIIRQKIAELAIDIEAARLFVLKVAWMLDKKIVPSHEAAMLKIQVCETEQRLVNTAMEVIGPYGMLKEGSIWSQINGKFEWRYRDSLESLIVRGTSEIMRNIIADRGLGLPRS